Within the Catalinimonas niigatensis genome, the region ATTTTAGATTGGAGAGACTTAACTTGAAAACAAATGATAAGTGTAGAATGTTTGGGCATTTTAAAACAGATTGTAGAATAATTCTGCGATTATTGCTATTGATGCGCTTCGGATTTTACTATAGAATATGATGGATAAAGTGTATTGTAAATAAGATCAGTGTGACAAAACGCCTTTTGGCTTCATTAATATTTTCTATTAAGAAAATTCTACCCCACCATAATATTGGCTGCCGGCAGTTTATAGTTTGCCGTACTGATGCGTGTACTGAGGGCTACCGCAAAAGTCAAGGTGCCTACTCTCCCCAGAAACATGGAAATGACGATCAGTGCTTTGCCGGTGGTAGAAAGTGTGGCCGTGATTCCGGTGCTCAGCCCAACAGTACCAAAAGCCGATACCTGCTCAAAGATAAGCGCCATCATATCAGTCCCTGCTTCGGTGATGCTTAGTAAGAAGACCATAATGACATTGATAGCCACTCCATAGAAGAAGATGGATAAGGACTTATACAGGATGTCGGTAGGAATATAGCGGTTGCCGATATAAATCCGGGATTGCCCTCTGCTGATCGCAAATACTGATACTAAGATCAGATAAAAGGTAGAGGTTTTAATGCCGCCTGCGGTAGAGGCAGAAGAGCCTCCGATAAACATGAGCATCATCATAAAAATAAGTGTAGGATAAGCAAGCTGAGAAAAGTCGACGGTATTAAAACCTGCCGTTCGGGTAGTCGCTGACTGGAAAAAACTGGTGATGAGAGCTTCGGTCAGGTTCATCCCCGCCAGTGTATTGTCTCTTTCAATCCAGAAAAATAAAGCCGTACCTACCAGCAGTAATATGATAGACACATTGATGGCAATCTTGGTACTCAGTGCCCAGTCTTTCCAGGGATGTTGTAAACGGTCACGAAGACGACGGGGAGAAAACACATCCTTAATGGGAGCAAAGCCTATTGAACCTAATATCAATGAGATTGCCACAATCATATGCAGGATGTAATTGTTCCGCACCACTTCCTCATAAAGCCCATTGGTAAAGATGCTAAACCCTGCATTGCAGAAAGCTGAGATGGCATGAAATACAGAAAAGAAAACTTTTTCACCCAGGCTGTCAAACGGAATGCTCCAGGTAAAAAAGAGCAATATGGCAGTACCAAGCTCAATAGAGAA harbors:
- a CDS encoding TrkH family potassium uptake protein encodes the protein MRLNKDIVVERLNNLLYDSRPQALRIANLTTLICAILGISLLLYNYGFELELQQSAYIQLGIHIILWIFLFSFLLRWLYAFRRIEFIKETPVESSIMALLLIRQISKLFGSTEIHLYQWIGFIRNADFYHYFTAFLLVLLLLLELSKASTRLSSIKIRPDAAFVLSFVLLILLGSGLLMLPAMTTQPGNMTFVDALFTSVSATCVTGLIVVDTATFFTMRGQIVILILIQLGGLGILSFATFFASFLSHGLGFRQKMLIPDYLDTETISSSGSLLRQIVFITFSIELGTAILLFFTWSIPFDSLGEKVFFSVFHAISAFCNAGFSIFTNGLYEEVVRNNYILHMIVAISLILGSIGFAPIKDVFSPRRLRDRLQHPWKDWALSTKIAINVSIILLLVGTALFFWIERDNTLAGMNLTEALITSFFQSATTRTAGFNTVDFSQLAYPTLIFMMMLMFIGGSSASTAGGIKTSTFYLILVSVFAISRGQSRIYIGNRYIPTDILYKSLSIFFYGVAINVIMVFLLSITEAGTDMMALIFEQVSAFGTVGLSTGITATLSTTGKALIVISMFLGRVGTLTFAVALSTRISTANYKLPAANIMVG